A stretch of Phragmites australis chromosome 12, lpPhrAust1.1, whole genome shotgun sequence DNA encodes these proteins:
- the LOC133886587 gene encoding aminopeptidase P1-like has protein sequence MGATAAARDEHLDAIRALMAAHSPPLHALLVPSEDAHQSEYVSERDKRREFISGFSGSAGLALITMKEALLWTDGRYFLQATQELSDRWKLMRIGEDPPVEIWIADNMSDEAIIGINPWCISVDTAQRYEQAFSKEHQMLFHLSSDLVDEIWKDRPPVKALPVVVHPVEFAGRSVSEKIKELREKLLHEKAYGIITTALDEVAWLYNIRGDDVNYSPVVHSYAIVTLHSAFFYVDKQKVSVEVQNYMAENGIDIREYSIVQSDVSLLASGKLNGSAVDGSSHDGMQNSKIWIDSNSCCLSLYSKLSVHQVLMLQSPIALPKAVKNPIELDGLRKAHIRDGAAVVQYLAWLDNQMQQNYGASGYFSEAKGSQKKEHLETKLTEVSVSDKLEGFRATKEHFKGLSFPTISSVGPNAAIIHYSPEANTCSELDADKIYLCDSGAQYLDGTTDITRTVHFGKPSEHEKSCYTAVLKGHIALDSAAFPNGTTGHALDILARTPLWKDGLDYRHGTGHGIGSYLNVHEGPHLISFRPSARNVPLQASMTVTDEPGYYEDGNFGIRLENVLIVKEASTKFNFGEKGYLAFEHITWAPYQMKLIDIKLLTPAEMEWVNTYHSACRKILEPHLNEQEKEWLRKATEPIAVIS, from the exons ATGGGGGCGACGGCGGCAGCGAGGGACGAGCACCTGGACGCGATCCGCGCGCTCATGGCGGCCCATTCGCCGCCGCTCCACGCGCTACTCGTCCCCTCCGAGGACGCGCACCAG AGCGAGTACGTGTCAGAGCGGGACAAGCGACGGGAGTTCATCTCTGGGTTCAGTGGGAGCGCTG GTTTGGCTCTTATCACGATGAAAGAAGCATTATTGTGGACGGATGGACGCTACTTCTTGCAGGCGACTCAGGAACTGAGTGATCGCTGGAAACTCATGCGCATTGGAGAGGACCCACCAGTAGAAATTTGGATAGCTGAT AATATGTCAGATGAAGCTATCATTGGAATTAATCCATGGTGCATCTCTGTTGACACTGCTCAAAGATATGAACAAGCATTTTCAAAGGAGCATCAGATGTTGTTTCACCTTTCTTCTGACTTGGTGGATGAAATATGGAAGGATCGCCCTCCAGTTAAAGCTCTACCTGTAGTTGTGCACCCTGTAGAGTTTGCGGGGCGTAGTGTATCAGAAAAGATAAAGGAGTTAAGAGAAAAGCTTCTACATGAAAAAGCTTATGGCATTATAACTACTGCCCTTGATGAG GTTGCTTGGTTATATAATATTCGAGGAGATGATGTGAATTATAGCCCTGTGGTTCATTCTTATGCAATTGTAACCTTGCATAGTGCTTTCTTTTATGTGGATAAGCAAAAAGTATCAGTCGAG GTCCAGAATTACATGGCTGAAAATGGAATTGATATAAGAGAGTATAGTATTGTTCAATCGGATGTAAGCTTACTTGCATCTGGAAAGCTAAATGGTTCTGCAGTTGATGGTAGCTCACATGACGGGATGCAGAATTCAAAAATTTGGATTGATTCAAATTCATGTTGCCTTTCACTCTACTCAAAGCTGAGTGTGCATCAAGTTCTGATGCTGCAATCACCCATTGCTCTTCCAAAGGCTGTTAAG AATCCCATAGAGCTGGATGGTTTGAGGAAGGCACATATTCGAGATGGTGCAGCTGTTGTGCAATACCTTGCTTGGCTGGATAATCAG ATGCAACAGAACTATGGAGCTTCTGGTTACTTCAGTGAGGCTAAGGGATCACAGAAAAAGGAACATTT GGAAACAAAACTTACCGAGGTTTCTGTGAGTGATAAACTTGAAGGCTTCCGTGCAACAAAAGAG CATTTCAAAGGTTTGAGCTTTCCTACGATTTCATCTGTGGGACCAAACGCAGCAATTATTCACTATTCACCTGAAGCAAATACATGTTCTGAACTGGATGCTGATAAAATATATCTATGCGACTCTGGGGCACAG TACCTGGATGGTACAACGGACATTACAAGAACTGTACATTTTGGTAAACCCTCTGAGCACGAGAAGTCATGCTACACAGCA GTCTTGAAAGGCCACATCGCACTGGATTCTGCTGCATTTCCTAATGGGACAACAG GGCATGCTCTTGATATTCTTGCACGAACCCCACTGTGGAAAGATGGTCTCGACTATCGACATGGTACTGGCCATGGAATTGGATCTTATTTGAATGTCCATGAAG GTCCTCATCTAATTAGCTTCAGACCTTCTGCTCGAAATGTACCACTGCAAGCATCAATGACTGTAACAGATG AGCCTGGTTATTATGAAGATGGTAATTTTGGTATAAGATTGGAGAATGTCCTAATAGTCAAAGAGGCCAGTACTAAATTTAATTTCGGAGAGAAGGGTTATTTGGCATTCGAACATATAACATGG GCTCCATACCAGATGAAACTGATAGACATCAAGCTGCTGACTCCTGCGGAGATGGAATGGGTAAACACTTACCACTCAGCTTGCCGAAAAATCTTGGAACCTCATCTGAACGAGCAGGAGAAGGAATGGCTGAGGAAAGCCACCGAGCCCATCGCTGTGATCAGCTAA